One segment of Nostoc flagelliforme CCNUN1 DNA contains the following:
- a CDS encoding IS4/Tn5 family transposase DNA-binding protein, with protein MNVLLSLGYVLSQGFGKALSEIFSGATVLKRAYEFLPTPK; from the coding sequence ATGAACGTGCTTTTGTCTTTAGGCTATGTTCTAAGTCAAGGATTTGGCAAAGCACTGTCAGAAATCTTCAGTGGAGCAACTGTACTCAAGAGAGCTTATGAGTTTTTGCCAACCCCAAAGTAG
- a CDS encoding DUF4327 family protein, which yields MSVNTVPSINYYSLDLIQDEARRLVQKGMISRQQPIYTLCQYIPAREWVCVECELEKCDFLLRDRIGDLIGREEWDND from the coding sequence ATGAGTGTGAATACGGTGCCTTCTATCAATTACTACTCTCTCGACCTGATTCAAGACGAAGCACGCCGACTGGTGCAAAAGGGAATGATTAGCCGACAACAGCCAATATATACCCTCTGCCAATACATTCCAGCGAGAGAGTGGGTTTGCGTTGAATGTGAATTAGAGAAATGTGACTTTCTGTTACGCGATCGCATTGGCGATCTAATTGGTCGTGAAGAGTGGGACAACGACTAA